A stretch of Lysobacter sp. K5869 DNA encodes these proteins:
- a CDS encoding ABC transporter ATP-binding protein produces MRSPSSTRDLWRLIRTGRPSPFALAAAALAAMASVAGTLWFPIQTKHLIDGFGRGDLDLWPMAGLVAILAGAALLNAASAYLLARVGYRLVARLRQTLVDKLLRLPVASFDSESSGERVSRVVRDCESISELIARQTVNLLTGLLLLIGSIVVLLLLDVRLTLTLIGSIGGAFALMVPIAFLLDGLSRRIQDRTARFSGILTHIFQEIRLVKAFTAEPRERERSREEIDGLMRLGLRVARVNVLLEPLMSLAMTLAIIVILVYGAARVSAGEITVGTLTAFILYIFNVATPLMQLTHFTAELQKAKGASARIAAILLEDEEEPRPGTAERAPGQTLEFQDVSFAYAGRDAAVLRGIDLRFEPGQSVALVGTSGSGKTTLLSLIERFYQPSQGRILYGGRPIGEFDLRQWRGSIGYVAQSAPVMPGTVRDNIAYGLDGEFSDEQLRSAARRAGALDFIDKMPQGFDTVLIEQGNNLSGGQRQRIAIARMFLRDPDILILDEATSALDSETEHQVKLALDELMRGRTNIIVAHRLSTVMHADRICFLDAGRISGMGSHVELLATHPHYARLVERQFRRPALSSPAAEAAVAAD; encoded by the coding sequence ATGCGCAGTCCTTCGTCCACCCGCGATCTTTGGCGCTTGATCCGCACCGGCCGGCCGTCGCCGTTCGCGCTGGCGGCCGCCGCGCTGGCGGCGATGGCCTCGGTCGCCGGCACCTTGTGGTTCCCGATCCAGACCAAGCACCTGATCGACGGCTTCGGCCGCGGCGACCTCGACCTGTGGCCGATGGCCGGACTGGTCGCGATCCTCGCCGGCGCGGCGCTGCTCAACGCGGCCTCGGCCTATCTGCTCGCGCGGGTGGGCTATCGACTGGTCGCGCGCCTGCGCCAAACCCTGGTCGACAAACTGCTGCGCTTGCCGGTGGCCTCGTTCGACAGCGAAAGCAGCGGCGAACGCGTGAGCCGGGTGGTGCGCGACTGCGAGTCCATTTCCGAACTGATCGCGCGCCAGACCGTCAATCTGCTCACCGGCTTGCTGCTGCTGATCGGTTCGATCGTGGTGCTGTTGCTGCTCGACGTGCGCCTGACCTTGACCCTGATCGGCTCGATCGGCGGCGCCTTCGCCTTGATGGTCCCCATCGCCTTCCTGCTCGACGGCCTGTCGCGCCGCATCCAGGACCGCACCGCGCGCTTCAGCGGCATCCTCACCCACATCTTCCAGGAGATCCGTCTGGTCAAGGCCTTCACCGCCGAGCCGCGCGAGCGCGAGCGCAGCCGCGAGGAAATCGACGGGCTCATGCGGCTCGGCCTACGCGTGGCGCGGGTCAACGTGCTGCTGGAACCGCTGATGAGCCTGGCGATGACCCTGGCGATCATCGTCATCCTGGTCTACGGCGCCGCGCGCGTCTCCGCCGGCGAGATCACCGTCGGCACCCTGACCGCCTTCATCCTCTACATCTTCAACGTCGCCACGCCGTTGATGCAGCTGACCCACTTCACCGCCGAACTGCAGAAAGCCAAGGGCGCCTCGGCGCGGATCGCGGCGATTCTGCTCGAGGACGAGGAAGAGCCGCGGCCCGGCACGGCCGAGCGCGCGCCAGGCCAGACCCTCGAATTTCAGGACGTTTCCTTCGCCTACGCCGGTCGCGACGCGGCCGTGCTGCGCGGCATCGACCTGCGTTTCGAGCCGGGCCAGAGCGTCGCCCTGGTCGGCACCAGCGGCAGCGGCAAGACCACCTTGCTGTCGCTGATCGAGCGTTTCTACCAACCCAGCCAGGGCCGCATCCTCTACGGCGGCCGGCCCATCGGCGAGTTCGATCTGCGCCAGTGGCGCGGCAGCATCGGTTACGTCGCCCAGAGCGCGCCGGTGATGCCGGGCACGGTGCGCGACAACATCGCCTACGGCCTGGATGGCGAGTTCAGCGACGAACAATTGCGCTCGGCCGCGCGCCGCGCCGGCGCGCTCGACTTCATCGACAAGATGCCGCAAGGCTTCGACACGGTGCTGATCGAGCAAGGCAACAACTTGTCCGGCGGCCAGCGCCAGCGCATCGCCATCGCCCGCATGTTCCTGCGCGATCCGGACATCCTGATCCTCGACGAAGCCACCTCCGCGCTCGACAGCGAGACCGAGCATCAGGTGAAGCTGGCGCTGGACGAGCTGATGCGCGGCCGCACCAACATCATCGTCGCCCACCGCCTGTCCACGGTGATGCACGCCGACCGCATCTGCTTCCTCGACGCCGGCCGCATCTCCGGCATGGGCAGCCACGTCGAGCTGCTCGCCACTCACCCGCATTACGCACGTCTGGTCGAGCGTCAGTTCCGGCGCCCGGCGCTGAGCAGCCCCGCCGCCGAAGCCGCGGTCGCCGCCGACTGA
- a CDS encoding MbtH family protein, which translates to MSNPFDDANGIFLVLVNDENQHSLWPQFAEIPAGWRAVHGPGARQECLGYIEASWTDMRPASLIRAMALDAARPGA; encoded by the coding sequence ATGAGCAATCCCTTCGACGACGCCAACGGCATCTTCCTGGTCCTGGTCAACGACGAGAACCAGCACTCGCTGTGGCCGCAGTTCGCCGAGATCCCGGCCGGCTGGCGCGCCGTGCACGGCCCCGGCGCGCGCCAGGAATGTTTGGGCTACATCGAGGCGAGCTGGACCGACATGCGCCCGGCCAGCCTGATCCGGGCGATGGCGCTCGACGCGGCCCGGCCCGGCGCCTGA
- a CDS encoding NIPSNAP family protein yields MITCYLRYVLDPAKLDQFEHYARQWIPLVARFGGTHHGYFLPGEGANNIALALFSFPSLAEYERYRERSRADADCQALFAYAEATGCFLSYERSFFRPVLE; encoded by the coding sequence ATGATCACTTGCTATCTGCGTTACGTGCTCGACCCGGCCAAGCTCGACCAGTTCGAGCACTACGCGCGCCAGTGGATTCCGCTGGTCGCCCGCTTCGGCGGCACCCATCACGGTTATTTCCTGCCCGGCGAAGGCGCCAACAACATCGCCCTGGCGCTGTTCTCCTTCCCCAGCCTGGCCGAATACGAGCGCTACCGCGAACGCTCGCGCGCAGACGCCGATTGCCAAGCCTTGTTCGCCTACGCCGAGGCCACCGGCTGCTTTCTCAGCTACGAGCGCAGCTTCTTCCGGCCAGTGTTGGAATAA
- a CDS encoding MBL fold metallo-hydrolase — MSVSPVLRLLLAAGVAAAFAGPAAAAAPLRVEVYNPGEKGVFPVSSELVIGEREVVLIDAQFQRADAQALVEKIRATGKKLSAVYISQSDPDYYFGLDTIRAAFPDARILATPQTVAAIAKTMDGKLAYWGPVLKDNAPKQLVLPEALQGDTLEIEGRALKIQGLRGPDPARTYVWIPSLKIVAGGVVVSSGGHVFMADTQTPASRQDWLKTLRQIQALKPAKVIPGHYLGPIPKGLGAVKSTAAYIERFEREAAKAADSKQLIAAMQAAYPKLGESASLELSAKVIKGEMPWPAPAPDAAK; from the coding sequence ATGTCCGTCTCCCCCGTCCTGCGCCTGTTGCTCGCCGCCGGCGTCGCCGCCGCCTTCGCCGGCCCCGCCGCGGCCGCCGCGCCGTTGCGCGTGGAGGTCTACAACCCCGGCGAAAAAGGCGTGTTCCCGGTTTCCTCGGAACTGGTGATCGGCGAGCGCGAGGTGGTGCTGATCGACGCCCAGTTCCAACGCGCCGACGCACAGGCGCTGGTCGAGAAGATCCGCGCCACCGGCAAGAAGCTCAGCGCCGTCTACATCAGCCAGAGCGATCCGGATTACTACTTCGGCCTCGACACGATCCGCGCCGCCTTCCCCGACGCGCGCATCCTCGCCACCCCGCAGACGGTGGCGGCGATCGCCAAGACCATGGACGGCAAGCTGGCCTATTGGGGCCCGGTGCTCAAGGACAACGCGCCCAAGCAGTTGGTGCTGCCCGAGGCGCTGCAAGGCGACACGCTCGAGATCGAAGGCCGCGCGCTGAAGATCCAAGGCCTGCGCGGCCCCGATCCGGCCCGCACCTATGTGTGGATTCCCTCGCTCAAGATCGTCGCCGGCGGCGTGGTCGTGTCCAGCGGCGGCCACGTGTTCATGGCCGATACGCAGACCCCGGCCTCGCGCCAGGATTGGTTGAAGACGCTGCGCCAGATCCAGGCGCTGAAGCCGGCCAAGGTGATTCCGGGCCACTACCTCGGCCCGATTCCGAAGGGGCTCGGCGCGGTCAAGTCCACCGCCGCCTACATCGAACGCTTCGAGCGCGAGGCCGCCAAGGCCGCCGACTCCAAGCAGCTGATCGCGGCGATGCAGGCGGCCTACCCCAAGCTCGGCGAATCGGCCTCGCTGGAACTCAGCGCCAAGGTGATCAAGGGCGAGATGCCGTGGCCGGCGCCCGCGCCGGACGCGGCCAAGTAA
- a CDS encoding LysR family transcriptional regulator: protein MDRLTAMTVFVEVAQRGSVTAAAQALEISRPMATRYLAELENWLGARLFHRTTRRIALTSAGEEALQRCRQLLDLGGELRAAVGAQGDPREQGQLRLTCSSSFGQSQLAAAVAAYARLHPGVRIDMLLLDRTVDLVEERIDLAIRIAHELDPGLVARKLSVCRSLLCASPAYLRERGAPKRPEDLAGHDCLSHHFVGKTRWRLSRRGQEVEMPVRGGLASNDAAALMAAAREGMGIAMLPTYLIAEALRGGELSVVLPDWQVPEMGVFGVYASRRLMPPIARSFLDFLVERFGAAPPWDREPARPAGRRR from the coding sequence GTGGACCGCCTCACCGCGATGACCGTGTTCGTCGAAGTCGCCCAGCGCGGCAGCGTCACCGCCGCGGCGCAGGCGCTGGAGATTTCGCGGCCGATGGCCACGCGCTATCTGGCCGAACTGGAGAACTGGCTCGGCGCGCGTTTGTTCCATCGCACCACGCGCCGGATCGCGCTGACCTCGGCCGGCGAAGAAGCCTTGCAGCGCTGCCGGCAGTTGCTGGATCTCGGCGGCGAGTTGCGCGCCGCGGTCGGCGCGCAGGGCGACCCGCGCGAACAAGGGCAGTTGCGGCTGACTTGCAGTTCCTCGTTCGGCCAGAGCCAACTCGCCGCGGCGGTGGCGGCGTACGCGCGCCTGCATCCGGGCGTGCGCATCGACATGCTGTTGCTCGACCGCACCGTCGATCTGGTCGAGGAGCGCATCGATCTGGCGATCCGCATCGCCCACGAACTCGATCCGGGCCTGGTCGCGCGCAAGCTGTCGGTATGCCGCTCGCTGCTGTGCGCCTCGCCGGCGTATCTGCGCGAACGCGGCGCGCCGAAGCGGCCGGAGGATTTGGCCGGGCACGATTGCCTGAGCCACCACTTCGTCGGCAAAACCCGCTGGCGACTGAGCCGCCGCGGCCAAGAGGTCGAGATGCCGGTGCGCGGCGGCTTGGCCAGCAACGACGCGGCCGCGCTGATGGCGGCGGCGCGCGAGGGCATGGGCATCGCCATGCTGCCGACGTACCTGATCGCCGAGGCCTTGCGCGGCGGCGAGTTGAGCGTGGTGCTGCCGGACTGGCAGGTGCCCGAGATGGGCGTGTTCGGCGTCTACGCCAGCCGCCGGCTGATGCCGCCGATCGCGCGCTCGTTCCTGGATTTCCTGGTCGAACGCTTCGGCGCCGCGCCGCCATGGGATCGCGAACCGGCCCGGCCGGCGGGCCGGCGGCGCTGA
- a CDS encoding amidase family protein — MIRRSSPPPSTIAGLRRGLLRTACLTAGLAAVFPLSAREPTAPAERLDLQTASIADLQRAMDAGALSSQRLVRLSLARIRAYEPQLHALISVAPDALAQARRLDAERRARGPRSPLHGIPVLVKDNIDTADLPTTLGFYGLKGARPRGDATVVARLRAAGAIVLAKTNLSELASGPALSSLGGQTRNPHALDRSPAGSSGGTAAGVAAGYAPLGIATDTTGSVRWPAASNGVVGLRPATGALPTTGVQPTAPSLDAVGILARSVADAALALRVVQAPSPARDAPDCAPDDAPLRGVRLGFARQDFSGDDDAVDAVVANALAQARAAGAEVVEIELPPWLLPTAKQLQAALVRNESAPSLDAYLRAAFAPPAPQSHAELLALAERLAAAPPADATPNPGRLRGYRDEAAAPGLDDPVYRAARDEGLRFFRASLDAALARQRLDALIFPTQTRRIERIGEPARVNARGLFGNFPGSLASLAGWPELTVPAGATADGLPVGMSLLIPARDQARLPALGRALERRWHGLRQPAATPPLAGEAFEYAPRTRDGAGGCARPRAAGASA, encoded by the coding sequence ATGATCCGTCGTTCTTCGCCGCCACCGTCCACCATCGCCGGCCTGCGCCGCGGACTCCTGCGAACGGCCTGCCTGACGGCCGGTCTGGCGGCGGTTTTCCCGCTGTCGGCGCGCGAGCCCACGGCGCCGGCCGAACGCCTGGATCTGCAAACCGCCAGCATCGCCGACCTGCAACGCGCGATGGACGCCGGCGCGCTGAGCTCGCAGCGGCTGGTGCGCCTGTCGCTGGCGCGCATCCGTGCCTACGAGCCGCAGTTGCACGCGCTGATCTCGGTCGCGCCCGACGCGCTCGCGCAGGCGCGCCGGCTCGACGCCGAGCGCCGCGCGCGCGGGCCGCGTTCGCCGCTGCACGGCATCCCGGTGCTGGTGAAGGACAACATCGACACCGCCGACCTGCCGACCACGCTCGGTTTCTACGGTCTCAAGGGCGCGCGTCCCCGCGGCGATGCGACGGTCGTCGCGCGATTGCGCGCCGCCGGCGCGATCGTGTTGGCCAAGACCAATCTCAGCGAACTCGCCTCCGGCCCCGCGCTGAGTTCGCTCGGCGGGCAGACCCGCAATCCGCATGCGCTCGACCGCAGTCCGGCCGGTTCCTCCGGCGGCACCGCGGCGGGCGTGGCCGCGGGCTACGCGCCGCTGGGCATCGCCACCGACACCACCGGCTCGGTGCGCTGGCCGGCGGCGAGCAACGGCGTGGTCGGCCTGCGGCCCGCCACCGGCGCGCTGCCGACGACGGGCGTGCAGCCCACCGCGCCCAGCCTGGATGCGGTCGGAATCCTCGCGCGCTCGGTCGCGGACGCGGCGCTGGCGTTGCGCGTAGTGCAGGCGCCATCGCCCGCGCGCGACGCGCCGGATTGCGCGCCCGACGACGCGCCCTTGCGCGGCGTCCGCCTGGGCTTCGCGCGCCAGGATTTCAGCGGCGACGACGACGCCGTCGATGCGGTCGTCGCGAACGCCCTGGCCCAAGCGCGCGCGGCCGGCGCCGAGGTGGTCGAGATCGAACTGCCGCCGTGGCTGCTGCCGACCGCGAAGCAATTGCAAGCGGCCTTGGTGCGCAACGAATCGGCGCCCAGCCTCGATGCGTACCTGCGCGCGGCCTTCGCGCCGCCGGCGCCGCAGAGCCACGCCGAACTGCTGGCGCTGGCCGAACGCCTCGCCGCCGCGCCGCCCGCCGACGCCACGCCCAACCCCGGCCGCTTGCGGGGTTATCGCGACGAAGCCGCAGCGCCCGGCCTGGACGACCCGGTTTACCGCGCCGCGCGCGACGAAGGCCTGCGGTTCTTTCGCGCCTCGCTGGACGCCGCGCTGGCGCGGCAACGCCTGGACGCGTTGATCTTCCCGACCCAAACCCGCCGCATCGAACGCATCGGCGAACCGGCGCGGGTCAACGCGCGCGGCTTGTTCGGCAATTTTCCCGGCAGCCTCGCCAGCCTCGCCGGCTGGCCGGAACTCACCGTGCCCGCCGGCGCGACCGCCGACGGCCTGCCGGTCGGCATGTCCCTGCTGATCCCTGCGCGCGACCAAGCGCGCCTGCCGGCGCTGGGCCGCGCGCTCGAACGGCGTTGGCACGGCCTACGCCAGCCGGCGGCGACGCCGCCGCTGGCGGGCGAAGCCTTCGAGTACGCGCCGCGCACGCGCGACGGCGCCGGCGGTTGCGCGCGACCGCGCGCGGCCGGCGCGTCCGCCTGA
- a CDS encoding TonB-dependent siderophore receptor, giving the protein MALDFSAVFPVSTHSAPRPRGLPRAPLALALTGALALAAPVAVRAQTPAPAREAAQAASADPTDLDTVEVVANQLGTVTEGSGSYTPGTIATATRLVLTPRQTPQSISVIGRQEMDDFGLTGIDDVMRVTPGISIVTYDSERTEYYARGFSVQNFQYDGIPMQRDSAYSAGNTLSDTAIYDRIEVLKGATGLLTGVGDPGATINLIRKKPTRQFQGRLGLGAGSWDEYRGEIDVSGPLSESGRVRGRAVAVRQDKHSYSDRYQRSTDVFYGILEADLDENTLLTVGADYQNSDPRGASWGGIPLLDADGRFNRMPRSFNNGADWSRWRQYTRTGFATLEHRFGDGWIAKLQLNHQVNGYDAALGAAAAGNPDPRDGSGVSLWLGQYVGKTAANAADAYVSGRFQWFGREHEVVFGASASRKRWTNTGYFAPSDYPTSVADYRRWNGDIPEPNWQRAFANDEVTRESGAYAVGRFDLADPLKLILGSRVANYKSESIDKSGVWVPYAGLVYDLNAYLSAYASYSTIFKPQAEQDERGRALDPREGQNYELGLKGEFYDGRLNASAAVFRLNQDNVPDPSGGRTPTGGVAYRALQGVRTEGYELEISGQLLPGWQIQAGYAHKVARQRGEKVSTLEPEDQFSVHSSYRFDGALNGWTIGGGARWQGRTFGPISAPGGASVEHRTQPYWLLDAMLGYRFDEKLSATLNVDNLLDKRYYTIFNVYSTYTWGEPRNVRVALTYRF; this is encoded by the coding sequence GTGGCCCTCGATTTCTCCGCTGTTTTCCCTGTTTCCACCCATTCCGCGCCGCGCCCGCGCGGCCTGCCGCGCGCGCCGCTGGCGCTCGCCCTGACCGGCGCGCTGGCGCTCGCCGCGCCCGTGGCCGTCCGCGCGCAGACGCCCGCGCCCGCCCGCGAGGCGGCGCAAGCGGCTTCCGCCGACCCGACCGATCTGGACACGGTCGAGGTCGTCGCCAACCAACTCGGCACCGTCACCGAAGGCAGCGGCTCCTACACGCCCGGCACCATCGCCACCGCGACCCGGCTGGTGCTGACGCCGCGCCAGACCCCGCAATCGATCAGCGTGATCGGCCGCCAGGAGATGGACGATTTCGGCCTGACCGGCATCGACGACGTTATGCGGGTCACGCCCGGCATCAGCATCGTCACCTACGACAGCGAGCGCACCGAGTACTACGCGCGCGGTTTCTCGGTGCAGAACTTCCAGTACGACGGCATTCCGATGCAGCGCGATTCGGCGTACTCGGCCGGCAACACGCTCAGCGACACCGCGATCTACGACCGCATCGAAGTGCTCAAGGGCGCGACCGGCTTGCTGACCGGCGTCGGCGATCCGGGCGCGACGATCAATCTGATCCGCAAGAAACCCACGCGCCAGTTCCAGGGCCGGCTCGGCCTGGGCGCGGGCTCGTGGGACGAGTACCGCGGCGAAATCGACGTGTCCGGCCCCTTGAGCGAAAGCGGCCGGGTGCGCGGCCGCGCGGTCGCGGTGCGCCAGGACAAGCACAGCTACAGCGACCGCTACCAGCGCAGCACCGACGTGTTCTACGGCATCCTCGAAGCCGACCTCGACGAGAACACGCTGCTCACCGTCGGCGCCGATTACCAGAACAGCGATCCGCGCGGCGCCAGCTGGGGCGGCATTCCGCTGCTCGACGCCGACGGCCGCTTCAACCGCATGCCGCGCTCGTTCAACAACGGCGCCGACTGGAGCCGCTGGCGCCAATACACCCGCACCGGCTTCGCCACGCTCGAACACCGGTTCGGCGACGGCTGGATCGCCAAGCTGCAGCTCAATCATCAGGTCAACGGCTACGACGCCGCGCTCGGCGCGGCCGCGGCCGGAAACCCGGACCCGCGCGACGGCAGCGGCGTGAGCCTGTGGCTGGGCCAGTACGTCGGCAAGACCGCGGCCAACGCCGCCGACGCCTACGTCAGCGGCCGCTTCCAGTGGTTCGGACGCGAACACGAAGTGGTGTTCGGCGCCAGCGCCTCGCGCAAGCGCTGGACCAACACCGGTTATTTCGCGCCGTCCGATTACCCGACCTCGGTAGCGGACTATCGCCGCTGGAACGGCGACATCCCCGAACCGAACTGGCAGCGCGCCTTCGCCAACGACGAGGTGACCCGCGAAAGCGGCGCCTACGCGGTCGGCCGTTTCGATCTGGCCGATCCGCTCAAGCTCATCCTCGGCAGCCGCGTCGCCAACTACAAGAGCGAAAGCATCGACAAGAGCGGCGTGTGGGTGCCGTACGCGGGTCTGGTCTACGACCTCAACGCCTACCTGTCGGCCTACGCCAGCTACAGCACCATCTTCAAGCCGCAAGCCGAGCAGGACGAACGCGGCCGCGCCTTGGACCCGCGCGAAGGCCAGAACTACGAGCTCGGCCTGAAGGGCGAATTCTACGACGGCCGCCTCAACGCCAGCGCCGCGGTGTTCCGCTTGAACCAGGACAATGTCCCCGACCCCAGCGGCGGCCGCACGCCGACCGGCGGCGTCGCGTATCGCGCCTTGCAGGGCGTGCGCACCGAAGGCTACGAACTGGAAATCTCCGGCCAGTTGCTTCCGGGCTGGCAGATTCAGGCGGGCTATGCGCACAAGGTCGCGCGCCAGCGCGGCGAGAAAGTCTCCACGCTCGAGCCGGAAGACCAGTTCAGCGTGCACAGCAGCTACCGCTTCGACGGCGCGCTAAACGGCTGGACGATCGGCGGCGGCGCGCGCTGGCAGGGTCGCACGTTCGGGCCGATCTCCGCGCCGGGCGGCGCCAGCGTCGAGCATCGCACCCAGCCGTACTGGCTGCTCGATGCGATGCTGGGCTATCGCTTCGACGAGAAGCTCTCGGCCACGCTCAACGTCGACAATCTGCTGGACAAGCGCTACTACACGATCTTCAACGTCTACAGCACCTACACCTGGGGCGAGCCGCGCAATGTGCGGGTGGCGCTGACGTACCGGTTCTGA
- the bglX gene encoding beta-glucosidase BglX — MTGRVDIEALIDRMTLEEKIGQLSILADSIRPFAFDVNPDSFQWGPERTRELIRAGQVGALFNGVGAKEGRELQRIAVEESRLGIPILLGADVIHGMRTVFPIPLGEAASFEPELAQRTARAAAVEATREGLHWTFAPVVDIARDQRWGRVAETTGEDTVLACAFARARVRGFQGPDLTADDSLLATPKHFAAYGAVGAGLDYNTVDLSPQTLFDVHLPPFKAAIEAGALTVMSSFNDINGVPATANRDLLTGVLREQWGFEGFVVSDYTSDFELIAHGYAADEKHAAELSIRAGLDMSMQSGVFMDHLNALVAEGKVSVATVDTAVRRILTVKARMGLFENPYRSLNEAPPGPAPYLAAHDELAREAARRSVVMLKNDNGVLPLRKSGQRIALIGPFARDRANLAGCWNIFGDPSREIDLETGLRAALADGDALQVVEGSGFQDAIDGGIDAAVAAARGADAVLLAVGEPSDFSGEAQSRTQIVLPAAQQALAEAVIAAGTPVIVLLRCGRALALGSLERADAVLVTWFLGSQTGPAIADLVFGDHGPSGRLPVSFPRDSGQQPYYYNHPSTGRPYIPGGMEAFRTKWRETTHAALYPFGHGLSYGRIEYGEARLDAPTLAWDGELRARVRVSNIGERAAEEVVQLYVRDRVASRVRPVRELKRFAKIALAAGESREVEFALSRADLEFRGVDNRSAAEPGLFDLWLAPSATAGDAVQFELLAAQG, encoded by the coding sequence ATGACCGGCCGCGTTGATATCGAGGCACTGATCGATCGGATGACGCTGGAGGAGAAGATCGGTCAGCTGTCGATCCTGGCCGATTCCATCCGCCCCTTCGCTTTCGACGTCAACCCGGATTCGTTCCAGTGGGGGCCCGAGCGCACCCGCGAGTTGATCCGCGCGGGCCAGGTCGGCGCGCTGTTCAACGGCGTGGGCGCGAAAGAAGGCCGCGAACTGCAGCGCATCGCGGTCGAGGAGAGCCGGCTCGGCATTCCGATCCTGCTCGGCGCCGACGTCATCCACGGCATGCGCACCGTGTTCCCGATTCCGCTCGGCGAAGCGGCCAGCTTCGAGCCCGAACTGGCGCAGCGCACCGCGCGCGCGGCGGCAGTGGAAGCGACCCGCGAAGGCCTGCACTGGACCTTCGCGCCGGTGGTCGACATCGCCCGCGATCAGCGCTGGGGCCGCGTCGCCGAAACCACCGGCGAAGACACCGTGCTCGCCTGCGCCTTCGCCCGCGCCCGCGTGCGCGGCTTCCAAGGCCCGGACCTGACCGCCGACGACTCGTTGCTGGCCACGCCCAAGCACTTCGCCGCCTACGGCGCGGTCGGCGCGGGCCTGGACTACAACACCGTCGACCTGTCGCCGCAGACCTTGTTCGACGTGCACCTGCCGCCGTTCAAGGCCGCCATCGAGGCCGGCGCGCTGACGGTGATGAGTTCGTTCAACGACATCAACGGCGTGCCCGCCACCGCCAACCGCGACCTGCTGACCGGCGTGTTGCGCGAACAGTGGGGCTTCGAAGGTTTCGTCGTATCCGACTACACCTCCGATTTCGAGCTGATCGCGCACGGCTACGCCGCCGACGAGAAGCACGCCGCCGAGCTCAGCATCCGCGCCGGCCTGGACATGAGCATGCAAAGCGGCGTGTTCATGGACCATCTGAACGCGCTGGTCGCCGAAGGCAAAGTGTCGGTGGCGACCGTCGACACCGCGGTGCGCCGCATCCTCACGGTCAAGGCGCGCATGGGGTTGTTCGAGAATCCCTACCGCTCCTTGAACGAAGCGCCGCCGGGCCCGGCGCCGTATCTGGCCGCGCACGACGAGCTCGCGCGCGAGGCCGCGCGGCGCAGCGTGGTGATGCTCAAGAACGACAACGGCGTATTGCCGCTGCGCAAGTCGGGCCAGCGCATCGCGCTGATCGGCCCGTTCGCGCGCGACCGCGCCAACCTCGCCGGTTGCTGGAACATCTTCGGCGACCCGTCGCGCGAGATCGATCTGGAAACCGGCCTGCGCGCCGCGCTCGCCGACGGCGATGCGCTGCAGGTGGTCGAGGGCAGCGGCTTCCAGGACGCGATCGACGGCGGCATCGACGCCGCGGTGGCCGCCGCGCGCGGCGCCGACGCGGTGCTGTTGGCGGTCGGCGAACCCAGCGATTTCTCCGGCGAAGCGCAGTCGCGCACCCAGATCGTGTTGCCGGCCGCGCAGCAGGCCTTGGCCGAGGCGGTGATCGCCGCGGGCACGCCGGTGATCGTGCTGCTGCGCTGCGGCCGCGCGCTCGCGCTGGGCTCGCTGGAGCGCGCCGACGCGGTGTTGGTCACCTGGTTCCTCGGCAGCCAGACCGGCCCCGCGATCGCCGATCTGGTGTTCGGCGATCACGGCCCCAGCGGCCGCTTGCCGGTGAGCTTCCCGCGCGACTCGGGGCAGCAGCCGTACTACTACAACCATCCCTCGACCGGGCGGCCGTACATCCCCGGCGGAATGGAAGCGTTCCGCACCAAGTGGCGCGAGACGACTCACGCGGCGCTGTATCCGTTCGGGCACGGCTTGAGCTACGGCCGCATCGAATACGGCGAAGCGCGCCTGGATGCGCCGACGCTGGCTTGGGACGGCGAATTGCGCGCACGGGTGCGGGTCAGCAACATCGGCGAACGCGCGGCCGAGGAAGTGGTGCAGCTGTACGTGCGCGACCGCGTCGCCAGCCGCGTGCGGCCGGTGCGCGAGCTCAAGCGCTTCGCCAAGATCGCCTTGGCGGCGGGCGAGAGCCGCGAGGTCGAGTTCGCGTTGTCGCGCGCCGATCTGGAATTCCGCGGCGTCGACAATCGCAGCGCGGCCGAGCCGGGGCTGTTCGACTTGTGGCTGGCGCCGTCGGCCACGGCCGGGGATGCGGTGCAGTTCGAGTTGCTCGCGGCGCAAGGCTGA